In one window of Spiroplasma corruscae DNA:
- a CDS encoding ABC transporter ATP-binding protein produces MDLIIRSNSKGPFLKILFHYYKKEWKLTITMLILCLIIVTCSLLLPILTFQMTKAITKDLSERQGVPFEDVDTGMLSFWGMSWINLIYISIADVVLYCIVSFYYDYAAYIIGRKIEISLRNRCLENLVRQDISYYSDKKIGEILTKIVSDTQTVGDQAIQVPLQIGLSIFEITASAALMFVFAWKLGLSTLIIFAVCMLLMAICFFATRKKVLKVREVITSINGDVTDRVATVRLIKSSGTENYETKRFIDVHKDYYKKSKAVGYNQSLMLTTMWGGVFVLKFFSIIGAMLIYGMFSTPEEGLLFFKYTFASFQLAESMMISPLFQIMNALFGLVYASVASERVSDTIKAKSIMDHHYYDGINVEKIQGNIIFKGVEFAYPEKPSKIILPKFDFVFEESKSYAFVGETGSGKSTIAKLLLRFYDPTSGSILINENLNLKELNLASYLQHVGYVEQDPQILYGNVYENVTYGTFGATRAEIISACKMAELHELVMSWPDKYETILGERGFMLSGGQKQRLVIARMFLKNPQLLILDEATSALDNIVEKEIQAKLDILMKGRTTVTIAHRLSTIKNANEIIVLGANGKGIVQRGTFKELKESPGHFQKLYNAGLIE; encoded by the coding sequence ATGGACTTAATAATAAGGTCGAACTCAAAAGGACCTTTTTTAAAGATACTATTCCATTATTATAAAAAAGAGTGAAAGTTAACTATAACTATGTTAATTCTTTGCTTAATAATTGTAACTTGTTCTTTGTTATTGCCAATACTAACGTTTCAAATGACTAAGGCAATTACAAAAGATTTATCAGAAAGACAAGGAGTTCCATTTGAAGATGTGGACACAGGAATGCTCTCATTTTGAGGCATGAGTTGGATTAATTTAATTTATATATCAATAGCAGACGTTGTTTTATATTGTATTGTTTCATTTTATTATGATTATGCTGCTTATATAATAGGTAGGAAAATTGAAATCAGTTTAAGAAACAGATGTTTAGAAAATCTTGTAAGACAAGATATTTCATATTATTCTGATAAAAAAATAGGAGAAATTCTTACTAAAATTGTATCAGATACTCAAACTGTTGGTGATCAAGCTATACAAGTTCCACTACAAATTGGGTTATCAATCTTTGAAATAACTGCATCAGCTGCACTTATGTTTGTTTTTGCTTGAAAATTAGGACTATCAACTTTAATAATTTTTGCTGTTTGTATGCTTTTAATGGCAATATGCTTTTTTGCAACAAGAAAAAAAGTTTTAAAAGTAAGAGAAGTTATAACTTCAATAAATGGGGATGTAACTGATAGAGTTGCTACAGTAAGATTAATAAAATCATCAGGAACAGAAAATTATGAAACTAAAAGATTTATTGATGTTCACAAGGATTATTACAAAAAATCAAAAGCAGTTGGTTATAACCAGTCTCTAATGTTAACTACTATGTGGGGTGGAGTTTTTGTCCTGAAATTCTTTTCTATAATTGGTGCAATGCTGATTTATGGAATGTTCTCTACTCCGGAAGAAGGTTTATTATTTTTTAAATATACTTTTGCTTCATTCCAATTGGCTGAGTCTATGATGATAAGTCCACTATTCCAAATAATGAATGCTTTATTTGGGTTAGTTTATGCATCTGTTGCTTCTGAAAGGGTTAGTGACACTATAAAGGCAAAGTCTATAATGGATCACCATTATTATGATGGTATAAATGTAGAAAAGATTCAAGGTAACATTATTTTTAAAGGTGTTGAGTTTGCATATCCTGAAAAACCATCCAAAATAATATTGCCAAAGTTTGACTTTGTGTTTGAAGAATCAAAAAGTTATGCATTCGTAGGAGAAACAGGTAGCGGTAAATCAACAATAGCTAAGTTGTTACTTAGATTTTATGATCCAACAAGTGGTTCAATATTAATAAATGAGAATTTAAATCTTAAAGAATTAAATTTAGCAAGTTATTTACAACACGTAGGGTACGTAGAACAAGACCCGCAAATACTTTATGGAAATGTATATGAAAACGTAACGTATGGAACATTTGGTGCAACAAGAGCTGAAATTATAAGTGCATGTAAAATGGCTGAATTACATGAATTAGTTATGTCTTGACCTGATAAATATGAAACAATTTTAGGGGAAAGAGGATTTATGCTTAGTGGTGGTCAAAAACAAAGACTTGTAATTGCAAGGATGTTTTTAAAAAATCCACAATTATTAATTCTTGATGAAGCTACAAGTGCATTAGATAATATTGTAGAGAAAGAAATTCAAGCAAAATTAGATATACTGATGAAAGGTAGAACAACAGTTACCATTGCACATAGATTAAGTACTATAAAAAACGCTAATGAAATTATAGTTTTAGGTGCAAATGGTAAAGGAATCGTACAAAGAGGAACGTTTAAAGAGCTAAAAGAATCACCTGGTCATTTCCAAAAACTATATAACGCAGGATTAATTGAATAA
- a CDS encoding TrkH family potassium uptake protein, with protein sequence MSKIVNKDKKPNKLSDIKKMDKVFRKLKNWYPFSRITGRIIISYALSILIGGFLLSIPGVIIDDKNSWKLLVGVFTASSAISDTGITMVQTNTSYSFIGQLLIIIMCQIGGIGILTIKIVILAIIGRKISLDDQSVAQSERGNSTISSTVEMIKDAFIFLIWLEIIGAFFLFFAFYFNQVDTSMVVDKDKVTDSYHNFSKSLWASIFHSISATNNAGFDIISGNSLLPYNQGGSHAYLLQVTFLCQWVIGGLGYPTYHDIKRKIKARSEGTTAKFSLFTKLNFVMYTCLFIIGPVLVFITESATIQDSQILREGTFKQTSYLVDEKVVTKTEWVADPSGKWKSEYVWIMDLIFNVSSCRNAGFATVDINNFSAGSKVVMSIWMFIGSAPSSTAGGIRTTTFAITLLAIWSIVRNKKTVEAFKRKIPDETVKRAFAVVIISVAFLFLAILIVYLDSNEALSDDASKDAQNQLFIRLIVYVSSAFGTVGFSPFSSDQAMNMGIASKWTLILTMFIGQLGISNTLLAFVKPKNKQNFTYIDEDVVIG encoded by the coding sequence ATGAGTAAAATCGTTAACAAAGATAAAAAACCTAATAAATTATCGGATATAAAAAAAATGGATAAAGTCTTTAGGAAACTAAAAAATTGATATCCATTCTCTAGAATTACAGGTAGGATTATTATTTCGTATGCTCTATCAATTTTAATTGGTGGTTTTTTACTTTCTATACCAGGAGTAATTATAGATGATAAAAATAGTTGAAAACTTTTGGTAGGAGTATTTACTGCATCAAGTGCAATATCTGACACGGGTATAACAATGGTTCAAACCAATACTAGTTACTCTTTCATTGGTCAACTATTAATTATTATAATGTGTCAAATTGGTGGAATTGGTATTTTAACAATAAAAATAGTTATTTTAGCTATCATTGGAAGAAAAATATCTTTAGATGATCAAAGTGTTGCACAATCAGAAAGAGGTAATAGTACTATATCAAGTACTGTTGAAATGATAAAAGATGCATTCATTTTTCTAATATGATTAGAAATTATAGGAGCTTTCTTTTTATTTTTTGCCTTTTATTTTAACCAAGTAGATACATCAATGGTTGTAGATAAGGATAAGGTAACTGATTCATATCATAACTTCAGTAAATCTTTATGAGCTTCAATATTTCACTCTATTAGTGCAACAAACAATGCCGGATTTGATATAATAAGTGGGAACTCTTTATTACCTTACAATCAAGGTGGTTCACATGCATACTTGTTGCAAGTTACATTTTTATGTCAATGAGTAATAGGTGGATTAGGTTACCCAACCTATCATGATATTAAAAGAAAAATAAAGGCCAGATCTGAAGGAACTACTGCTAAGTTTTCATTGTTTACTAAGTTGAACTTTGTAATGTATACTTGTTTATTTATTATTGGTCCTGTTCTTGTATTTATTACTGAAAGCGCAACAATACAAGATAGCCAAATCTTGAGAGAAGGAACTTTTAAGCAAACTAGTTATTTAGTTGATGAAAAAGTAGTAACTAAAACAGAGTGGGTAGCAGACCCATCAGGAAAATGAAAATCTGAATATGTATGAATTATGGATTTGATATTTAATGTATCGTCTTGTAGAAATGCAGGTTTTGCAACAGTTGATATAAATAATTTCTCAGCCGGTAGTAAAGTTGTTATGTCTATTTGAATGTTTATTGGGTCTGCCCCATCATCAACCGCTGGGGGAATTCGAACCACAACATTTGCAATAACTTTATTAGCAATATGATCAATTGTAAGAAATAAGAAAACAGTTGAAGCATTTAAAAGAAAAATTCCTGATGAAACAGTCAAAAGGGCTTTTGCGGTTGTAATTATATCTGTTGCATTTTTGTTTTTAGCAATATTAATCGTTTATTTAGATAGTAATGAAGCACTTTCAGATGATGCTTCAAAAGATGCGCAAAATCAATTATTCATTAGACTAATTGTTTATGTTTCAAGTGCCTTCGGTACGGTAGGTTTTTCACCGTTCTCAAGTGATCAAGCTATGAATATGGGAATTGCAAGTAAATGAACTCTCATACTAACTATGTTTATAGGTCAGTTAGGTATTTCAAACACACTCCTCGCATTTGTAAAACCAAAAAACAAACAAAATTTTACATATATTGATGAGGATGTTGTAATAGGTTAA
- a CDS encoding potassium channel family protein produces the protein MARRKSFAILGANYFGLSVAQALDEKKQLIKIFDYNEENMNKHINEFDSVEGVILDSTNKIALEKNGIVQFDGVVVCYGSNMESSILTVLNLIDLGVNNIIVRARDEKHKRILIALGLEEDMVIIPDVMSARMVATKTLFDIESEVQSTDGDFVFTSIEVTNKEIINKKIFDVGLNPNKDYNIVQIKRNGKIVIPDEYTVLKENDNIIIFARNHVVNDLVLKIRGDEEN, from the coding sequence ATGGCAAGAAGAAAAAGTTTTGCAATTTTAGGAGCAAATTACTTTGGACTATCTGTTGCACAAGCCTTAGATGAAAAGAAACAATTAATTAAAATATTTGATTATAACGAAGAAAACATGAATAAACACATTAATGAATTTGATAGTGTTGAAGGGGTTATATTAGACTCAACTAACAAAATAGCATTAGAAAAAAATGGTATAGTTCAGTTTGACGGTGTAGTTGTTTGCTATGGTTCTAATATGGAATCAAGTATTTTAACAGTACTTAACTTAATTGACTTAGGAGTTAATAACATTATTGTTAGAGCAAGAGATGAAAAACATAAAAGAATATTAATTGCCTTAGGTTTAGAAGAAGATATGGTGATAATTCCTGATGTAATGAGTGCTAGAATGGTTGCTACAAAAACTTTGTTTGATATTGAAAGTGAAGTCCAAAGTACAGATGGAGACTTTGTATTTACAAGTATTGAAGTTACAAATAAAGAAATTATAAATAAAAAAATCTTTGATGTGGGTCTTAACCCAAATAAAGACTATAATATAGTTCAAATAAAAAGAAATGGTAAGATAGTTATTCCTGATGAATATACAGTTTTAAAAGAAAATGATAACATAATTATATTCGCAAGAAACCATGTTGTAAATGATTTAGTATTAAAAATTAGAGGCGATGAAGAAAATTAA